In Nocardia sp. BMG111209, a genomic segment contains:
- a CDS encoding NAD(P) transhydrogenase subunit alpha, translating into MYTELLANIAILVLSGFVGFAVISKVPNTLHTPLMSGTNAIHGIVVLGALVVLGKIAHPSVAEQIILFVAVVFGTLNVIGGFVVTDRMLGMFKGKKPAAQDNSAGEKAGK; encoded by the coding sequence ATGTACACCGAGTTGCTGGCGAACATCGCCATTCTGGTGCTGTCCGGGTTCGTCGGCTTCGCCGTGATCTCGAAGGTGCCCAATACCCTGCACACCCCACTCATGTCGGGTACCAACGCGATTCACGGCATCGTCGTGCTCGGCGCGCTGGTGGTGCTGGGCAAGATCGCCCATCCGTCGGTGGCCGAGCAGATCATCCTGTTCGTCGCCGTCGTGTTCGGAACCTTGAACGTGATCGGCGGATTCGTGGTCACGGACCGGATGCTCGGCATGTTCAAGGGTAAAAAGCCTGCGGCGCAGGACAACTCCGCCGGTGAGAAGGCGGGGAAGTAG
- a CDS encoding Re/Si-specific NAD(P)(+) transhydrogenase subunit alpha, with product METTQSVPHGTRVGVVRESNPDERRVALVPKIIPTLVKQGVEVVVEPGAGLGALIPDEAYTAAGAVLGDPWSAEVIVKVAPPNDTEIGKLSAGQTLIGFLAPRNADTKIGALKAAGVQAFAVEAIPRISRAQVMDALSSQANVSGYKAVLVAASESTRFFPMLTTAAGTVKPATVLVLGVGVAGLQALATAKRLGGRTTGYDVRPEVADQVRSVGAQWLDLGIDAAGEGGYARELTEDEKAQQQLALENAIKGFDVVITTALVPGRPAPRLVTAAAVEGMKPGSVIVDLAGETGGNCELTEPGKTVVKHGVTIASPLNLPATMPEHASELYSKNIQALLELMLKDGALAPDFGDQVLADSCVTRDREAPAAVAAPAAEPVADSASPAADSAAADAAAADSAAPATDSDAADASAPASPDSKAGN from the coding sequence GTGGAGACAACGCAGAGCGTTCCCCACGGCACGCGCGTCGGTGTGGTTCGGGAGTCCAATCCCGACGAGCGCCGGGTCGCGTTGGTACCGAAGATCATTCCGACCCTGGTCAAGCAGGGTGTGGAAGTGGTCGTGGAGCCGGGCGCGGGCCTGGGTGCGCTGATCCCGGACGAGGCGTACACCGCCGCGGGCGCCGTGCTCGGTGATCCGTGGTCGGCCGAGGTGATCGTGAAGGTCGCCCCGCCCAACGACACGGAGATCGGGAAACTGTCGGCGGGCCAGACACTCATCGGATTCCTCGCACCCCGCAACGCGGACACCAAGATCGGCGCGCTGAAGGCCGCCGGTGTGCAGGCGTTCGCGGTCGAGGCCATTCCGCGGATCTCGCGGGCGCAGGTGATGGACGCGCTGTCGTCGCAGGCGAACGTCTCCGGTTACAAGGCGGTGCTGGTCGCCGCGTCGGAGTCCACCCGGTTCTTCCCGATGCTGACCACCGCGGCCGGCACGGTGAAGCCGGCGACGGTGCTGGTACTGGGTGTCGGCGTCGCGGGGTTGCAGGCCCTGGCGACCGCGAAGCGCCTCGGTGGCCGGACCACCGGATACGACGTACGGCCCGAGGTCGCCGATCAGGTGCGCTCGGTCGGCGCGCAGTGGCTGGATCTGGGTATCGACGCCGCCGGTGAGGGCGGGTACGCCCGCGAGCTCACCGAGGACGAGAAGGCGCAGCAGCAGCTGGCATTGGAGAACGCCATCAAGGGTTTCGATGTCGTGATCACCACCGCGCTGGTGCCGGGCCGTCCCGCGCCGCGCCTGGTGACCGCGGCCGCGGTCGAGGGTATGAAGCCCGGCAGCGTGATCGTGGACCTGGCCGGCGAGACCGGCGGCAACTGCGAGCTGACCGAACCCGGTAAGACGGTGGTCAAGCACGGCGTCACGATCGCCTCGCCGCTGAACCTCCCCGCGACCATGCCCGAGCACGCGTCGGAGCTGTACTCCAAGAACATTCAGGCCCTGCTGGAGCTGATGCTGAAAGACGGTGCGCTGGCACCCGATTTCGGTGATCAGGTGCTGGCGGATTCGTGCGTCACCCGCGACCGTGAGGCCCCCGCGGCTGTCGCGGCACCGGCGGCGGAACCGGTCGCCGATTCCGCTTCTCCGGCGGCCGATTCCGCTGCCGCGGACGCTGCGGCCGCCGACTCCGCCGCTCCCGCGACCGATTCCGACGCGGCCGATGCGTCCGCGCCGGCTTCCCCCGATTCGAAGGCGGGTAACTGA
- a CDS encoding MFS transporter: protein MIRIRENDVSVLETRSAPTISVRAPADDGFPARHRVLPVVLSAMFMAMFDWFVVNVAASSLQTDLHAGESALELIVGGYGFAYASGLITGGRLGDLHGHRRLFVLGMLAFTVASLLCGLAPNAWALVAFRILQGGTAALMVPQMLALINTLFPVRERPRAMAAFGATIGIGAVSGQVLGGILLNLDLFGWGWRSIFYINVPIGLAAAALAARWLPAHDRIQRPKLDPVGALGISAALALLLVPITLGRPEGWPLWTWLSMIAAAPVLALTVHYERRLTARGGEPVLDISMVRRRGFGLGLLIAGGYLTFFAGFMLCLTLFLQDGLGLSPLRAGLAFAPLGVCFASSSFFLAPRVAARIGTRVMVLGTCTSLTGLAITLAVLHFGEPHLGAVALIPGMMIVGAGNGLTIPSVVGAVLSSGIPARQAGMAAGVLTTAQQFGNAIGATVLGVIFFAALGTGRHGGHFVTAMETSALGGAVVLAIVLAAALALPRPAADRP, encoded by the coding sequence ATGATCCGCATTCGGGAGAACGACGTGTCAGTCCTCGAAACCCGTTCCGCACCAACCATTTCCGTCAGAGCTCCGGCGGACGACGGCTTTCCCGCACGCCACCGGGTACTGCCGGTGGTCCTGAGCGCCATGTTCATGGCGATGTTCGACTGGTTCGTCGTCAACGTCGCCGCCTCCTCACTGCAAACCGACCTGCACGCGGGCGAATCCGCGCTGGAGCTGATCGTCGGGGGATACGGCTTCGCCTACGCGTCCGGGCTGATCACCGGCGGCCGGCTCGGCGACCTGCACGGTCACCGGCGGCTGTTCGTGCTCGGCATGCTGGCCTTCACCGTCGCCTCGCTGCTGTGCGGGCTCGCGCCGAATGCCTGGGCACTGGTCGCCTTCCGCATCCTGCAGGGCGGCACCGCGGCGCTGATGGTGCCGCAGATGCTGGCGCTGATCAACACGTTGTTCCCGGTGCGCGAACGACCGCGGGCCATGGCCGCTTTCGGCGCCACCATCGGCATCGGCGCGGTGTCGGGCCAGGTGCTCGGCGGAATCCTGTTGAACCTGGACCTGTTCGGCTGGGGCTGGCGCAGCATCTTCTACATCAACGTGCCGATCGGGCTGGCCGCCGCGGCGCTGGCCGCCCGCTGGCTGCCCGCACACGACCGGATCCAGCGGCCGAAGCTGGATCCGGTCGGCGCACTGGGCATCTCGGCGGCGCTGGCGCTGCTGCTGGTGCCGATCACGCTCGGCCGCCCGGAGGGCTGGCCGCTGTGGACCTGGCTGTCGATGATCGCGGCGGCGCCGGTCCTGGCGCTCACCGTGCACTACGAGCGACGGCTCACCGCGCGCGGCGGCGAACCGGTACTGGACATCTCGATGGTTCGCCGCCGGGGCTTCGGCCTGGGACTGCTGATCGCGGGCGGCTATCTGACCTTCTTCGCCGGATTCATGTTGTGCCTCACCCTGTTCCTGCAGGACGGGCTCGGATTGTCGCCGCTGCGAGCGGGTCTGGCGTTCGCGCCGCTGGGGGTGTGCTTCGCGAGCAGTTCGTTCTTCCTCGCGCCCCGGGTGGCGGCCCGGATCGGCACGCGGGTGATGGTGCTGGGCACCTGCACCAGCCTCACCGGGCTGGCGATCACGCTGGCGGTGCTGCATTTCGGCGAACCGCATCTCGGCGCCGTGGCGCTGATCCCCGGCATGATGATCGTCGGCGCCGGCAACGGGCTGACCATCCCCTCGGTCGTGGGCGCGGTGTTGTCCTCGGGTATCCCCGCACGGCAGGCCGGTATGGCCGCGGGGGTGCTGACCACCGCCCAGCAGTTCGGCAACGCGATCGGCGCCACCGTCCTCGGGGTGATCTTCTTCGCCGCCCTGGGCACCGGACGCCACGGCGGGCATTTCGTCACCGCGATGGAGACATCCGCGCTGGGTGGCGCCGTGGTGCTGGCGATCGTGCTGGCCGCGGCGCTGGCGCTGCCCCGCCCGGCGGCCGACCGGCCGTGA
- a CDS encoding Type 1 glutamine amidotransferase-like domain-containing protein has translation MRLFLSSYRFGKHEDRFAALVGTPGPVAVIPNACDAWPAAWQGAITSDLKPLRDRGFRPDVVDLREFTGREAELERALTRFPLIWVRGGNTFVLRARFALSGADLVLPRLLAADAVAYAGYSAGACLLTPDLRGIEAVDDPGEVPPACGIEARWDGLGVVDHRIVPHVGSPGTDPDGACDRIADRYRAEGVAHWALTDDDAVVVDGDRVEVLVTPGS, from the coding sequence ATGCGACTGTTCCTGTCCAGCTATCGATTCGGGAAGCACGAGGACCGGTTCGCCGCACTCGTGGGCACTCCCGGACCGGTCGCGGTGATCCCGAACGCCTGCGATGCCTGGCCCGCCGCCTGGCAGGGTGCGATCACCAGCGATCTGAAACCGTTGCGGGACCGCGGTTTCCGTCCGGACGTAGTGGACCTGCGCGAATTCACCGGGCGCGAAGCCGAACTGGAACGCGCCCTCACCCGGTTCCCCCTGATCTGGGTGCGCGGCGGCAACACCTTCGTGCTGCGGGCCCGATTCGCGCTCAGCGGAGCGGATCTCGTGCTGCCACGGCTGCTCGCGGCGGATGCCGTCGCCTACGCGGGCTACAGCGCGGGGGCCTGCCTGCTCACCCCGGACCTGCGCGGTATCGAGGCCGTCGACGATCCCGGCGAGGTACCACCGGCCTGCGGCATCGAAGCACGCTGGGACGGATTGGGTGTGGTGGATCACCGGATCGTCCCACACGTCGGCTCGCCCGGCACCGATCCGGACGGGGCCTGCGACCGGATCGCCGACCGGTATCGCGCCGAGGGCGTCGCGCACTGGGCCCTCACCGACGACGACGCGGTGGTGGTCGACGGTGATCGCGTCGAGGTACTCGTCACTCCCGGCTCCTGA
- a CDS encoding NAD(P)(+) transhydrogenase (Re/Si-specific) subunit beta, which translates to MDNLVNILYVIAFAMFIYGLMGLTGPKTAVRGNQIAAVGMALAVVATFISIRHTNNWILIVAGLVVGVALGIPPARFTKMTAMPQLVAAFNGVGGGTVALIAWSEFLDTQGFSRIPEQPTVHIVIASLFAAIIGSISFWGSLIAFGKLQEILPGKPLGIGKLQQPLNILLFVGAVASAVVIGVGATNDGVSGWWMVLLLVLAAALGLMVVLPIGGADMPVVISLLNALTGLSAAAAGLALNNTAMIVAGMIVGASGTILTNLMAKAMNRSIPAIVAGGFGGGGVVASSGTGEQKQAKATSAADAAIQMAYANQVIVVPGYGMAVAQAQHAVKEMASLLEAKGVEVKYAIHPVAGRMPGHMNVLLAEAEVSYDAMKEMDDINGEFGRTDVALVIGANDVTNPAAREDAASPIYGMPVLNVDQARSVIVLKRSMNSGFAGIDNPLFYSDHTSMLFGDAKKSVGAVTEELKAL; encoded by the coding sequence ATGGACAATCTCGTCAACATTCTCTACGTCATCGCGTTCGCGATGTTCATCTACGGTCTGATGGGCCTGACCGGCCCGAAGACGGCGGTGCGCGGCAACCAGATCGCGGCGGTCGGGATGGCGCTCGCGGTGGTCGCGACCTTCATCTCGATCCGGCACACGAACAACTGGATCCTCATCGTCGCGGGCCTGGTCGTCGGTGTGGCACTGGGCATCCCGCCGGCCCGGTTCACCAAGATGACGGCGATGCCGCAGCTGGTGGCCGCGTTCAACGGCGTCGGCGGCGGTACGGTCGCGCTGATCGCCTGGTCGGAATTCCTGGACACGCAAGGCTTCTCGCGGATTCCCGAGCAGCCGACCGTGCACATCGTGATCGCCTCCCTGTTCGCCGCGATCATCGGCTCGATCTCGTTCTGGGGCTCGCTGATCGCGTTCGGCAAACTGCAGGAGATCCTGCCGGGTAAGCCGCTCGGGATCGGGAAACTGCAGCAGCCGTTGAACATTCTGCTGTTCGTCGGCGCGGTCGCGTCGGCGGTCGTGATCGGCGTGGGGGCCACCAACGACGGGGTGTCCGGCTGGTGGATGGTGCTGCTGCTGGTGCTGGCCGCGGCGCTCGGCCTGATGGTGGTGCTGCCGATCGGCGGCGCCGACATGCCGGTGGTCATCTCCCTGCTCAACGCGCTCACCGGATTGTCCGCCGCCGCAGCCGGTCTGGCGCTGAACAACACCGCGATGATCGTCGCGGGCATGATCGTCGGCGCGTCCGGCACCATTCTCACCAACCTGATGGCCAAGGCGATGAACCGGTCCATCCCGGCCATCGTGGCCGGTGGGTTCGGTGGCGGCGGCGTGGTCGCCTCCTCCGGCACCGGTGAGCAGAAGCAGGCCAAGGCCACCTCGGCGGCGGATGCCGCGATCCAGATGGCCTACGCCAACCAGGTGATCGTGGTCCCCGGCTACGGTATGGCCGTCGCCCAGGCCCAGCACGCGGTCAAGGAGATGGCATCGCTGCTGGAGGCCAAGGGTGTGGAGGTCAAGTACGCCATCCACCCGGTCGCCGGTCGCATGCCCGGCCACATGAACGTGCTGCTGGCCGAGGCCGAGGTGTCCTACGACGCGATGAAGGAAATGGACGACATCAACGGCGAATTCGGCCGTACCGATGTGGCCCTGGTCATCGGCGCCAACGACGTCACCAACCCCGCCGCCCGCGAGGATGCCGCCAGCCCCATCTACGGCATGCCGGTGCTGAACGTCGACCAGGCCAGGAGCGTCATCGTGCTGAAGCGCTCGATGAACTCCGGCTTCGCCGGCATCGACAACCCGCTGTTCTACAGCGACCACACCTCGATGCTGTTCGGCGACGCCAAGAAGTCCGTCGGCGCCGTCACCGAGGAACTCAAGGCACTGTAA
- a CDS encoding MFS transporter has protein sequence MDTSTLAPATRFARAAVFAVFGLNGFTLSMWVVHIPVITARAGVSHATLGMLILLMAGSGILGMQAAGPIADRAGSRTVVAVAGVFVSLVILIPINAAGPVTLAIGLAALGFGNGALDVSMNSQAVHVERQYGRPIMSAFHALFSCGGLAGSLVGAAALHAGLDTRLTVAGVAALGLVLIAVLVPRLLPHDRPHPAADAARPASAAASTPGPGDAEIAGDRREASGAAAERGGETAVGAAVSDRASRRDVRKVLALGAIAIAFLMTEGVANDWSTLQVHERLHVSDATAALAFGAFSTTMTIGRFAADRVNGRFGRVALVRWGALLAAAGLGLIVGSAWVPVTLAGWALLGVGLAGGVPQIFSAAGNLGTETATTDMSHVFTLGYLGFLAGPSVIGWLAKFTSLTTALIFPLVAILLCAWFARIVATPEP, from the coding sequence GTGGACACGTCGACCCTCGCCCCGGCCACCAGGTTCGCGCGTGCCGCCGTTTTCGCGGTGTTCGGGCTGAACGGATTCACGCTGTCGATGTGGGTGGTGCACATCCCGGTGATCACCGCGCGCGCCGGAGTTTCGCACGCCACGCTGGGCATGCTGATCCTGCTGATGGCCGGCAGCGGCATCCTCGGCATGCAGGCCGCCGGGCCGATCGCCGACCGGGCCGGCAGTCGCACCGTGGTCGCGGTGGCCGGCGTGTTCGTCTCCCTGGTGATCCTGATCCCGATCAACGCGGCCGGTCCGGTGACACTCGCGATCGGGTTGGCGGCGTTGGGTTTCGGCAACGGCGCGCTGGACGTGTCGATGAACAGTCAAGCGGTGCACGTGGAACGGCAGTACGGGCGGCCGATCATGTCCGCGTTCCATGCCTTGTTCTCCTGTGGCGGATTGGCCGGATCACTGGTCGGCGCGGCCGCGCTGCACGCCGGACTGGACACCCGGCTGACCGTGGCGGGCGTCGCGGCACTCGGCCTGGTGCTGATCGCCGTGCTGGTGCCGCGCCTGCTCCCGCACGATCGCCCGCACCCGGCCGCCGACGCCGCCCGGCCGGCATCGGCCGCTGCGAGCACCCCGGGGCCGGGCGATGCCGAAATCGCCGGGGATCGCCGCGAGGCGTCCGGCGCGGCCGCGGAGCGCGGTGGCGAAACCGCGGTCGGCGCAGCCGTATCCGATCGAGCGAGCCGCCGGGACGTGCGAAAGGTGCTGGCGCTCGGCGCGATCGCGATCGCGTTCCTGATGACCGAGGGCGTCGCCAACGACTGGAGCACGCTCCAGGTGCACGAGCGGCTGCACGTCTCGGATGCCACGGCGGCGCTGGCCTTCGGCGCGTTCTCGACGACGATGACCATCGGCCGGTTCGCCGCCGATCGGGTCAACGGACGGTTCGGGCGGGTGGCGCTGGTGCGCTGGGGCGCGCTGCTCGCCGCGGCCGGACTGGGCCTGATCGTCGGATCGGCCTGGGTGCCGGTCACATTGGCGGGCTGGGCGCTGCTGGGGGTCGGGCTGGCCGGTGGCGTGCCCCAGATCTTCAGTGCCGCGGGCAATCTCGGGACCGAGACGGCGACCACCGATATGTCGCACGTATTCACGCTCGGTTATCTCGGTTTCCTGGCCGGACCCTCGGTGATCGGCTGGCTGGCGAAATTCACCTCGCTGACCACGGCACTGATCTTCCCGCTGGTCGCGATCCTGTTGTGCGCGTGGTTCGCCCGCATCGTCGCGACACCGGAACCCTGA
- a CDS encoding MarR family winged helix-turn-helix transcriptional regulator, protein MRRAPATPENDLDADADPPARTGADADHIAELERALTRIAHMLTRARRHDRTAAEAGVDVDRANVPLLRLLAEAGEPLRLGEIAARLDVEAPHITRQVQRLERSGFVTRVPDPCDRRAQRVRLTTAGADAVDAMRAVGRRVIRDCLDDWNSDDLAALARLNHRMVDDFLRHADDPPPGTR, encoded by the coding sequence ATGCGCCGGGCTCCAGCTACCCCCGAAAACGATCTCGATGCGGACGCCGATCCGCCTGCCCGGACGGGTGCCGACGCCGATCACATCGCGGAACTCGAACGCGCACTGACCCGTATCGCGCACATGCTCACCCGGGCCCGCCGCCACGATCGCACCGCCGCGGAGGCCGGCGTCGACGTCGACCGTGCCAACGTCCCGCTGTTACGCCTGCTCGCCGAGGCCGGCGAACCGCTGCGGCTCGGCGAGATCGCCGCGCGCCTCGACGTCGAGGCGCCGCACATCACCCGGCAGGTTCAGCGGCTCGAGCGCAGCGGATTCGTCACCCGGGTGCCGGACCCCTGCGATCGCCGCGCCCAGCGCGTGCGCCTGACCACCGCCGGCGCGGACGCGGTCGACGCGATGCGCGCGGTCGGCCGCCGGGTCATCCGGGACTGTCTGGACGACTGGAACTCCGACGACCTGGCCGCACTGGCCCGGTTGAATCACCGCATGGTCGACGACTTCCTCCGGCACGCCGACGATCCGCCGCCGGGCACACGCTGA
- a CDS encoding HIT family protein: MTGCIFCRIVAGDAPATVVHETGTLYAFLDIRPIARGHTLVIPKRHATDLDELDHATGAAIFTLGHRLAKAVRRSELGADGANLLLNDGRSAFQTVPHVHLHVVPRRNGDTLAFARGFLLRRPHEPESTAAAIRAGLDRLEGEHP, from the coding sequence GTGACGGGCTGTATCTTCTGCCGGATCGTGGCGGGCGACGCCCCCGCCACCGTGGTCCACGAGACCGGCACGCTGTACGCGTTCCTCGACATCCGCCCCATCGCGCGAGGTCACACGCTGGTGATTCCCAAACGGCACGCGACCGATCTCGACGAACTCGACCACGCGACCGGCGCCGCGATCTTCACCCTCGGACATCGCCTCGCAAAGGCCGTGCGCCGCAGCGAGCTCGGCGCCGACGGCGCCAATCTGCTGCTCAACGACGGTCGTTCGGCATTCCAGACCGTACCGCACGTACACCTGCACGTGGTGCCGCGGCGCAATGGCGACACGCTGGCCTTCGCCAGAGGTTTCCTGCTCCGCAGGCCACACGAACCGGAATCCACCGCCGCGGCGATCCGCGCGGGCCTGGACCGACTGGAAGGCGAACACCCGTGA
- a CDS encoding TetR family transcriptional regulator translates to MPPRDPEATKARIFDAATREFAAYGIAGARVDRIARNAQANKQLIYAYFGDKEQLFHQVLEKAMVHVADAVSTDIDDLDRWVDQHIDYHRAHPEFLRLLMWEALELGQEGASAGETRTARYLDKKVKVDSAQQRGLIRADLPPGHLLMLLMSMINYPAAVPQVRGFLLGPDGDPERARAVIKDAVRRIAAPGEDAADTR, encoded by the coding sequence ATGCCGCCGAGAGACCCCGAGGCGACCAAGGCCCGCATCTTCGACGCGGCGACCCGGGAGTTCGCCGCCTACGGGATCGCCGGCGCCCGCGTCGACCGCATCGCCCGCAACGCACAGGCCAACAAGCAGCTGATCTACGCCTATTTCGGCGACAAGGAACAGCTGTTCCACCAGGTCCTGGAGAAGGCGATGGTGCACGTGGCCGACGCGGTCAGCACCGATATCGATGATCTGGACCGGTGGGTCGACCAGCACATCGACTACCACCGCGCGCATCCGGAATTCCTGCGGCTGCTGATGTGGGAGGCGCTCGAACTCGGCCAGGAGGGCGCCTCGGCCGGCGAGACCCGGACCGCTCGCTACCTGGACAAGAAGGTCAAGGTCGACTCGGCCCAGCAGCGCGGCCTGATCCGCGCGGACCTGCCACCCGGGCATCTGCTGATGCTGCTGATGAGCATGATCAACTATCCCGCGGCGGTTCCGCAGGTGCGCGGTTTCCTGCTCGGGCCGGACGGCGATCCGGAGCGCGCGCGGGCCGTGATCAAGGATGCGGTCCGGCGCATCGCGGCGCCGGGCGAGGACGCCGCCGACACCCGCTGA
- a CDS encoding MFS transporter — translation MTSTVEGRPGAGANTTDSGPDDAGTKAPLGLTLLALCAAGLVVSLQQTVVIPLLPRLIVQLHTNVSGVTWLFTASLLTGAVATPLLSRFGDMYGKKLMVMVCMGLLLAGSVICALAATLPIYVVGRALQGVSSALIPLAIGIIRDTFPPKRLTTSIGVMSGTMGVGGTIGMLVTGVIANHTTSAHPVFWITAGMALLSTILIGVTAADTGIRHGGRPDFVGAGLLAGLLTCLLLAISEGPDWGWGSGSVIGLFVAAVVLTAVWVFAELKVAQPLVRLPLLVGPRSLSANLASALLGFAMFGSFSLISNFVETPADKVGYGLSGTVLDVGLYGIPSTVMMTFFSFRTGRIAARIGAAHTLALGAAIAAFAPLSLAFFHTHGYELIISNVLQGIGFGISYAALGTLAVQHVAMSESSIASGINSLVRTAGGSISGAITGSILSAYTIGHSNVPQLHAYVLSFVLLGIGALLAAVVAFGNGVRHKHVPH, via the coding sequence ATGACGTCGACCGTCGAGGGCCGGCCCGGAGCCGGCGCGAACACGACCGACTCCGGCCCGGACGACGCCGGTACCAAGGCCCCGCTCGGCCTGACCCTGCTCGCACTCTGTGCCGCCGGCCTGGTCGTCTCGCTGCAACAGACCGTGGTGATCCCGCTGCTGCCGCGGCTGATCGTGCAGTTGCACACCAACGTCTCCGGCGTGACCTGGCTGTTCACCGCCTCGCTGCTCACCGGCGCGGTCGCGACGCCGCTGCTGTCGCGATTCGGCGACATGTACGGCAAGAAGCTCATGGTGATGGTCTGCATGGGCCTGCTGCTGGCCGGTTCGGTGATCTGTGCCCTCGCCGCCACGCTCCCGATCTACGTCGTCGGCCGGGCGTTGCAGGGTGTGTCGTCCGCGCTGATCCCGTTGGCGATCGGCATCATTCGCGACACCTTCCCGCCGAAGCGGCTGACCACGTCCATCGGCGTGATGAGTGGCACGATGGGCGTCGGCGGCACGATCGGCATGCTGGTCACCGGCGTCATCGCCAACCACACCACCAGCGCGCATCCGGTCTTCTGGATCACCGCCGGGATGGCCTTGCTGTCCACGATCCTGATCGGCGTGACGGCCGCGGACACCGGCATCCGGCACGGCGGCCGGCCCGATTTCGTGGGGGCCGGTCTGCTGGCGGGCCTGCTGACCTGCCTGCTGCTGGCGATCAGCGAGGGGCCGGACTGGGGCTGGGGTTCCGGCAGTGTGATCGGGCTGTTCGTCGCGGCCGTCGTACTCACCGCGGTGTGGGTGTTCGCCGAGTTGAAGGTGGCACAGCCGCTGGTGCGACTGCCGCTGCTGGTCGGGCCGCGCTCACTGTCGGCGAACCTGGCCTCGGCCCTCCTCGGATTCGCGATGTTCGGCTCGTTCTCGCTGATCTCGAATTTCGTCGAGACCCCGGCGGACAAGGTGGGGTACGGCCTGTCCGGCACGGTGCTGGATGTCGGCCTGTACGGCATCCCCAGCACCGTCATGATGACCTTCTTCTCGTTCCGCACCGGCCGGATCGCGGCCCGCATCGGTGCGGCGCACACGCTGGCGCTCGGCGCGGCCATCGCCGCGTTCGCGCCGCTGTCGCTGGCCTTCTTCCACACCCACGGGTACGAGCTGATCATCTCGAATGTGTTGCAGGGCATCGGTTTCGGTATCAGTTACGCGGCGCTGGGCACCCTGGCCGTCCAGCATGTGGCGATGAGCGAGAGCAGTATCGCCAGCGGGATCAACTCGCTGGTCCGGACCGCCGGCGGCAGTATCTCCGGCGCCATCACCGGCTCGATTCTGTCCGCGTACACCATCGGTCACTCCAACGTGCCGCAATTGCACGCGTACGTACTGAGTTTCGTGCTGCTCGGTATCGGCGCGCTGCTGGCCGCGGTGGTCGCCTTCGGAAACGGCGTGCGGCACAAGCACGTCCCACACTGA
- a CDS encoding maleylpyruvate isomerase family mycothiol-dependent enzyme: protein MTAVALEPTTMITALTAQWAALTRAVTGLDERQWRTPSPLPGWTVFDVLAHVTGTESMLLGEPNPEIAAAIREQPHVRNDIGALNEAWLDTLRALTGAQLIDRFESVTGRRRAALAALGAPDWQQSLPSPVGVVPYVRFMRTRVFDCWMHELDITDALGREPDGDEADLRAELALDELTASLGRTVVKRGGAPDGSRLTFELTGPHARTVHIRVDGRAEVADTLDRPADAVIRLDAGLFARLCGGRVDAEGELARIALSGDRDLALRIVRNLAFTI, encoded by the coding sequence GTGACGGCCGTTGCGCTCGAACCCACGACGATGATCACGGCTCTCACCGCGCAGTGGGCCGCACTGACGCGGGCCGTCACCGGACTCGACGAGCGGCAGTGGCGCACACCGTCGCCGCTGCCCGGCTGGACGGTGTTCGATGTGCTGGCGCACGTGACCGGCACCGAGTCGATGCTGCTGGGCGAGCCGAATCCCGAGATCGCGGCGGCGATTCGGGAGCAGCCGCACGTGCGCAACGACATCGGCGCGCTCAACGAGGCCTGGCTGGACACGCTGCGCGCGCTCACCGGCGCGCAGCTGATCGACCGGTTCGAATCGGTCACCGGTCGCCGCCGGGCCGCCCTCGCGGCCCTCGGCGCGCCGGACTGGCAGCAGTCGCTGCCGTCCCCGGTGGGTGTGGTGCCCTACGTGCGCTTCATGCGGACCCGCGTCTTCGACTGCTGGATGCACGAACTCGACATCACCGACGCGCTCGGCCGCGAACCCGACGGCGACGAGGCGGACCTACGCGCCGAGCTGGCCCTCGACGAGCTCACCGCCTCGCTGGGACGGACGGTGGTCAAGCGCGGCGGGGCGCCCGACGGCAGCCGGCTGACCTTCGAGCTCACCGGCCCGCACGCGCGGACCGTGCACATCCGGGTGGACGGCCGCGCGGAGGTGGCCGACACCCTCGATCGTCCGGCCGATGCGGTGATCCGCCTGGACGCCGGGCTGTTCGCGCGGTTGTGCGGCGGCCGGGTCGACGCCGAGGGCGAACTCGCGCGGATCGCACTGTCCGGCGACCGGGACCTCGCGCTCCGGATCGTCCGCAACCTGGCGTTCACGATCTGA